The genome window CAACCCTGCTGATAGGCATTAAATAATCCTTCTGCCAGTGCCGGCGGGATAGTCGCAGATGACACCATGACTTTACGACCCAACATCCCTGCCAGGTGAACCAGACGCGAAATCGGTATGAAATCCTCAGTGCTGAAATCATCTACTTCATCAATCACCAGATCGGATGAAAGCAAACGTAGAGCCGGCAATATGTACTTGCCACCACGTACCGTTTCAGTCGCACCTATAATGTGATCAATCGTGCAGACCAGTACCGGTTTATACAAAAACGCCTGGTTTTGTTCTTTTTGACGACCATTAAAGAATACTTGCAAAGATTCAGGAGCCGACACCGGGGTATATACAAGATCAGCATCCATCAGGTTCTCTGCTGATTCGGAACCGCTCTGCTCTTCTTGGGGAACTGCTTTGGCAGTGTTTTGTTCCTTACCATTCTCGTGCAGCTCACGTACCGCACTGGAACCAATCACAACGGCAAGCTGTTCTTTGGTTAAACCAATATCATCGGTGTAAGAATCACCAGTCTGCAAAGTCAGTGTGCGCAGCCCTAATGCCAATACATATCGCAATGAATGTTCATTGTGTGACATGGCTTGCATGAACTTAGCATTGGCAATGGTTTTACCTTTACCAGTCGAAGCCATATTGACCACAAACCAACCCAGATTTTCCGCACCTGGATTAACAGCTCTTAATGCACGGATGGTATCGACACCAGTATCTTGCCACTCAAACCCTTTAGCGCGTTTTTGCAACTTAATAAGGTTTTGAGCACTTCCCATTTCATCAATAAAAGAGGGTAATTGCTTGGCAATGTCGGCTGCATGGCGACCTACATGAACCAAGTGTTCATCCAACTGCTGTTTCAGCTCGTGGCTTTTAGGGTCGGTATTGGCAAACAGGGATACCGCAGACTTCCAATTCTTATCTTTATCGCACGAAGAATAGTAATGATCGCCCAACATCATGCACAGACGCGCATGGTGCAACAGGACACGCCAACAGCCATTATCGAGAGCTTGTTGGATGGTTGGAGCCAGTTCTAGCAGTCGAGTAGCCTGAGTTTTAAGGCTGTCCATCCACTGTTCAGACTGACTAAGCAAACCGTTATTGAAATTTAGACAATGCTGCAAGCGGGTCTTGTAGTCAGCATCAAACTTGGTGCTGTAACCCCAATTCGCAGTAATGATATTCAGCATTCCAGACAAGGTGCTGATATGTGTTCCGGCAAAGCTATCTCTGATTGATTCATTTTTCAGATCAGGTAGGCGGTGGTGGGTCACAACCAACCACGCAATAAGCTGTGCCGTTGGAGGAAGGCTTTTTAAAGGCGATTCCTGATCTGACATTTGCAGTACCAGGTCTTTAATTGCCTGTTCATTCCAAGACTGGTTCACCAGAAGGTTCAGCCACAGCGTATCTGATTTAGTGTTACCAGATTGAAGGATTAACCCTTTCAAGATCAGACATGACACCCATTCATGGCGCAGTGGGTCGCCACTAAGGTTTAATTCAACAAGTTTATTCTGGAACAGCTCATTAGCCTTGCCCCAATCGTGCAACAGCGCAGAAATCGAAGCCAGGGATTCTACTGCTTCCAAAAATAAATTTGAATGAACCATTTTTGATTCGCCTTTGTAAAACACGTACAAAACGTATCTCATTTTTCATAGAAAAACAAACTATTTTTCCCATTTTTTACGTTTTGCAATATTCGCCTTATGCCATGCTTTGCAGATGAGTATTGGAATATCCATTGCGTCAATGTTGTTAAGTTATTGATTAATAAGTTGACAACACAGTATCTAAATATGATAAACGTCAGATTCACATAACAAAGTAAGCGTTAGATTTTTAATAAAAAAATGTGCAAATTCTGATTTTGTTTTTCACTTCCAGGTTTTGTTCAGGTAGCAGTCAAACTTTTCTAATTAATTTCCATAAAAAATAGAAGAAATTATAAAAACTTTTCGTTTTATATTGACTTATGCCATGTTTTAATCCATAATTCTGTATATACAGAGCAGAAAGCTCACGCAGAAAAGCCACTGCATTAAAGGCTTAGAATAAGGGTATATAATCATGTCACAAGCGACTTTCTCTTTTGAACAACTTTCTCCGGCTGCTCAGGCTAAAGCATTAGATGTTTGCCGTGATATCAATACTTCCGACGAATTGTGGTACGAGCAGCTTAATGAATCTTCGCTTGATGTATTTCTGGAAACTCTTGGCTTTGAGGACCCTAAAATTTATTTCAGCTTGGCTTACTGTCAAGGTGACTACGCTGAACTCAATAGCGCACGATTCCACTATAACAAAGGCTTTGTGAAGCAAATTAAAGCTGAGTTCCCTACATGGACCAAAGCTCACGAAATGGCTGAACAACTGCAAGATATTTGCAAACGCTATTTCTATGGCTATAGCTTTTCAGTAGTCAACGGCAGAACTTGTGACATTGAACATAAGCGTTTAGGTACTGACTGGCAGCACGATATTTCAGCTTTTGAATCTGAAATCGACGACTTCATGGATGATCTGAATAGCATGCTTTATAACGCTTACCGTGACGAATACGAAACACTGACTTCTGACGAAAACGTAAAAGCGAACCTAATTGACCAAGATCACCAGTTTTTCGCTGACGGTACTGATAAGAAAACTGTCTACGCAAACGCAGCTTAATCATTCAATGTCCTATAGGTCACAGTACCTTTAGGGCATTTTTTATAGCCCCAGGAAAGCAGTAGGCGTTAGGTTTTTAATATAAAAAAATGGTTGAATATTTCAGGTTTCATTGCATTCAAAGCCTTGAATTTACAGCATTCCCCCCTATATAAGTCATTCAAGTAAATTAAAAATGGAGACTAAAAAAATGACTTTACAAGAATTATGCCGATCAAAAGATTTAACTATTGAGGATGTAGCAGATAAAATTGATTTAGATGCTAATTTGCTGAAACAGTACGTTGCCGGGAATGGGAAACCGAAAGGTTGGGCTATTAATGCTATGGCAGAATTATTTGATGTAGATTTTTTTACAATGGAAAAGTATTTTGAATGACGTATCTACACCAGATCATCAACAAAGCTGTAGATCAAATGAAGCACTGACTAGGTGCTTTTTTTGTGCCTGGCTATCAATAACTTGCTATAAGTAAGCTAATATATAATAGTAAGTTTAATAATTTCACCCATCCCCAATTTTGTTCCAGGCAGAAATTAATGCTTTAATTGAAGATTGATTTTTAGGGGAATCAATCAATATGCCAAACAATAATATTGCCATCGGTGTATTCCTACATCGGCTGTACCTGGCATTGCTTTCGTGCTTTATGATCATGGTGTGGCTCGCATTTGACCATGTGCTGTTCCCTCTTGCAGATTCCCTTCCCATTGCCTTCATGTTCGCTTTCTGGGTTCTCGTGGCTCCGTGGTTCATTCAGAAACGTGGCATCCAGTTCTTGAGCTTCGACATTCTTGAGACGGCAGATAGTCGTTTGCATTTTAGCCGTGGCAACAGTTGGCGATACCTACTTAGTTTACATGGGCTTAATCCGCAGCAGCTATATTTGATTCCATTGCGTCAAATCATGCTTAACATGGCTTTTGGTGGCATATACTTTCTTTTGTCCAGATCGGATGTATCTGTGTTTATCACATTGCCTATAGCAACATTGGGTGGGTATCTAACGGCTCGCTCGTTGTGTTTTTCAATTTGTCTGGTGTTTACGATCATAGCTGAAACTATGGGTTCAGAGTTTCGAGGTAAATGAGTTATAACCTCTTTGATTATATTGACTTATGCCATGTTTTGAGGATATGATTTTAGGCATATTGAGCAGTTAATGCACATGCGCTTCATTATGTCGTGAGCCACATGCACAGTGATAAAGATTTTGTAGATAATTATATAGTTTATTCCAACCTTAATTCAGGCTACAAAAAATACTCCATTCAGTTTATGCACAATTTAGACCATCACTTTAACGCTCTTATAGATATGTATGGTTTGATTAATATGGTTGAGAACATTTATCTGGACTATAAAGCTAAGAGTTTTGGAAGCACTACCACTCGTGATGTTACACCTGTTCAGTACCAGTTACTTATAAGCCAACTACGCAAGTCCTAATTCAGAAGGTGTCCTATGGATATTAAACAACTACAAGAATTTCAAAAAACGGCGCGGTATAAAACCTTAGTTGCTCAGGGAGCTAATTGTTTTATTTCAGTGCGTGATGCTCATGGACCACTTGCGCAACGAATTTTACAAGAGCTGCCAATAGAAGAGTTTTTTGACGGAATAACAAAGGTCGATGACGCTGATAATGCAGCAGATGGAATCTCTAGTGAAGATTTGATGCACTTTACTGTCAGTGTTGAATCCATGTTAAAGCATTTTACAGACAACATTAGACCTCTTGCGAAAGTCCTTATTGCGAGTTTATTCGGTTTACTAATGCAGCGATTAAATTAATGCGTAAGCCGAATCTTTTCCGTCTATTTCGATAGCGCTCACTCAATATTCTAAATGTTTTCAATTGACTATTGATGTGTTCGATCACAACTCGTATTTTTCCAATCATGTTATTGTACTTTTTCTCAACATCAAATAAGGGGAAATTCTTCTGTTTCTTTATTGGCATCAATAATTTAAAGCCGTCTTGCTCTAATCCGTAGTATCCTAAATCGGTAATAACATATTCACAATGGTTAAATTTCTTAACCGTTTTTCTTGCCAGTTTAATGTCATGCTGACTGCCATTCGATATATCTAGCCCTATGATTTGTTTACTCTTCGGATGATAGATCACTTGGGCTTTTAGCGTATGTTTCTTCTTTTTACCACTGTAGAACTTACTCTGATTTTTTTTTCGGGCGTTCAATTGAACATTCTGTAGCATCAATAATGACCCAGTTAAAGTGTTCGTCTGCTGTGGTAATGCTTCGTTTTGGCAGGATAAAACGTCTTGATTTCATCAATGCATTTTCAACCTTTTTAATGGTTCGATTCACATTACTTTCAGCGATATGGTAATTTGCCGCCAATTCCAGTTGAGTACTGTAGTTTCGTAAGTAATTGAGAGTCAATAACAACTGATCCTCTATATCTAAAGTATGAGGACGACCTGATTTCTTTTTGAGTGATTCAGCTTTTTCTAAGACCTCAACCATTTCAGTAAAAACTTGTCGAGGTACGCCAACCAAGCGTTTGAATTCAGAATCTGAAAAACGATTTAATTTTTGATATCTCATGAAATTTATATTGAGGCGGTTTTTACTTTCGCAAGAGATCTATTGTTGAACTTGTTAATAATGCAAACAATCAACTATTCAACAAATTCGTTCAATATGATGAAGGCGGGATTTTTAGAAATTTTGCAGCGTACTATAACCGAATTATGCGTGGTCACAATCCTAATATTGAAACTCTTATGATGGGTATTCATCGTTTGTATGCACATTATTTCAAAGAGTTCAAAACCCCTCCCAATTTTAGACACAATAAACATTTGGAAGGATTTAATGACAAAGAAAACAAGTGGAAATACCCTATTGATTTAATTGCAGAGAATTTTGCAATGTTGATCAATATTTTTTGTATGAACATGATGTGCGAATACTATACCGACAAAGAAAACTTTGCGATTGAGTCGTTATTTCAAGATTCGCTCAATGCAATCCGGAAACACTTAATAACTTTGTTTAATACCCCAACTCACAGGGTTGAAGTTGATCGAAGTAGAAAGATGATTGATCAGCCAGTGGTTGATTTATATATGGTCAATATGGCTTTTAATAGACCAGCGAAGCTTGACGATTTTGAACTAATTACCGGTAACAAAATCACCAGAGAATCACTCATAAAATATATGAAAATCAATATGGAAAGAACATCCATTAATTCTGATTCTTATTACTTTGATTTTAATTTAGATAAACAAGCTATTCATTATTTTGATACATTAACGGACCTAATGAACAAGCTAAACCAGATAGAAGCAATGTACTTGAAACTTAAACAACTTTCTCAAATTCAGTCGCCTGATGATGAAAATATTGCTTCGACATTGTTCCATCTATATTTAAAAAAGCCGGCAAACAGCACTGTACTAGCAATCTCACAAGGATAACGCTGCTATGGAATTTCAGTGGTTAGGTTGGGGTCCGGCAATTGCAGCTTTTGTCGTAACTTCATTCGTGATCGGCTTATTGTTCTTATTGTATCGGGCAATGCAAATAATCTCGAAGTCGTATGAGCAAAGATTCCAGAGCTGTATTGCAAAACCTGTATTCAGCGTTATGGCTTATAGCCTGATCTGGATGACCTTTAAGCAGTTCATCATGTTCAAGTTCGTTGTATTGACTAATCCGTTCCTACGCGACTATTTAGAGATTATCTTTAACCTGGTCTATGTGGTCTTGGTTTTTGCTGTGCTGTTCAAGGTAATGAACGACAGTCAGAAAGAGTTAAACAGTAAGAAGGAAAAGGCTAGAGTTGAATTTGAAGCATTCAAAGCCCGGATGGAAGCAAAGGAAAGAGACTTATAACCGCCAGGATATTCCAGATCAGGGGGATACTCAGAAATGAGCATCCCTTTTTATTATTTTGTGGTTATTCGGAACAGCTTGTAGAAATTGAAATAGGGTTAAGTGCTGATGAAGAAAATTGACGCTCTAATTTCCCAATAACGTCTTCTAACTGCGCTCGCACTTTCTGAACAGCTTTACGCGGGTCTAAATCTTTTGCATTGAAGTGATAGTTTTGATCAAGTTTAAATTGCATAACGGCGTTATAACCATTAGTTGCAGAACTTACCTGTAAGTTACCTTTTTCTACTTTCCAATGCCAACCAAGATTTTCATAGACTTTAGGTAGCCATCCTTCGCCAAGTTGAGCAGCTATTTCATTAGATATTTGTATAGCTTTGTCGTAAGCAGATTTTTTGCACTTACCACCACAAGCGGGTGAACAGAATATTTCACCTCTCAATACAGGTATCCATTTTTGATCAAGTTCCCCTACCGCAGTCTGATCATGTTCATAAATAACCATATTCTAAATATCCTTTTTGTTTAAAACGATTAGCTTTGTTTTGGCATCTTTATAGAGATTAGCCTTCTCCGGTTCCACATAGATAGAAAGACTGGCTTTATCACCAGTCAGCTTCTCAAACTCACCTCTTGAGATCATACCATCACTCAATAATGAGCGTAGATTCGCCTGGAAGTCATCCCCCTGCTTACTGCCCTGGATGTATTCGTATTTGACCACCAGTGAGTAGTAATCTTCATCGTCGATTTCTGATTTGGCAAATTCCGCAGAACTTTCCTTGTTCCAGTTCCAGGTAAAAGCCAAGACCACTGCACAGATCAGGATACCTATAATCGAAATAGCTTTTGCTTTCATACAATACTCTTCTTATATCTGGGTTAATGAGCCAAAATTGCGGTGGCTCTACGCTTTCGTTTGAGGTGAGCGCAATTTTACGCTCACCCTATTTGGTCTACTTGAGCTTGGCTTTTGCCAGTCGTTGTCTGACCATTTGCACTTCTTTCATTTGTTCATCCAACTTCTGATTTTCATAACCTCTCATAGCATTTTCATATAACAAGCTCCCTGCCACCTCTTCACTTGTTTCGTTCAATCTCGACATGCTCATATTGCTTACAGTCTTAGTTGTGAAAACAGGAATACCATTAGAAATATATTCATTCAGTCCATTAAACATCAGAATATTTGTATACAGCCTACCACCTTTTTTCACAGTGGAATCCATAAGGAATGTTTGAACATTATTGACCCTGTAGGCTTCACATACTTCTTGGTACTTAGGCTTCGAGAATGTAAATCCGTATTCCTGGACTTCCTTTAAAAGTATTGGATTTGGTATTGCTGCATCCATCAAACAATCTTTAGTTTTGGGTTCAGGAACAACAGTAGCCTTTCGGTCAAAGTTGTGAAGTTTTTCTCTCACTCTGTTTAGAGCAGCAAATTCATTTTTTTCTAAGCTTAGAATTGCTTGAGATACCTGATCAAGTACAACTTTTTTATTGGAGCCGGAAATTACTTGTGTTGTTTGGCTCTGCTTACCCTGGTTATTTACACTACTGATCTGCTTAATTTCATAATTATCAAGTTCAGTCACGTTTAAAGCATTACTGTATATGTTTGGAGTAAGCATAATGCCCTTCTCAATTAGATTAGCATCAACTAATTGCGCAAATAAGCCAGTAAAGCGTTGGTTTTCAATAATTGAGGAATATGGCTGTAAATAAATAGCTGCATGATTGTTTTTCATCATTCTGCATAATTCATCAGCATGATTAGTCTGATCTTGGGGAAATGGAATCCCATTTTTATTTACCAGGGCAAGAACTTCATCTGTAGACACCACATGAAATGAACATTCACTATCTTGTTTAGCAAAGGTATGAGCCGAAGTTATTACCAGACACACCCCTAATCCTTTTGTAAACCAACTCAATGTATTCTCCTTAAATGCCCTGCGCCGTGGTAAGCGTTAGATTTTTTAATATAAAAAATGCTTTGAAATCCTGAATCGAAAACTCAGGCTGCCAGTGCGTCATAGTATCACAAATATTGACTTATGCCATGTTTTAGACTAGAATTTAAGCATAAAGAGCAGATAGCTCAAGCGGGAATGCCACCGAAATAATGGCAGTATTTAAAGGGTAAAAAATCATGTCAGCAACTACTTTAAAATCACCAAACATTTTTTCTGCTGAATCCATCCGTGATGCGATTGGCAGCATCATTCAATCTATTCAACAGCGTACCTCAATTAAAGAAACTAACCTTGTTTTGGACGCTGATCTTAGTCGTAGCTTGTCTATTGCTCACTATGTTTTTAATGATTTCGGTCTTGATTACGAGTACACGGCATCAGGTGTGTTGTTTATGACAGACAAAGCACTGAAAAAACTGGCTACTACTGAACTGGTTAGCCAGTTCCGTGATGAAGTGATCAAGCAATTTGAAGTATTGCGCCATTACTTCCGCAGTATTCCTAATCATGGTTATGCCCTTGCAGTTGCTAACCAAACCCATGAAAACAATGTCTATGGCTTGGCGAAGTGGTTGGCAGATCACGAGTTCAGCATGTCAAAAACTGTGAGTGATGCGTTTAATGTGTTTAATGCGCATGACCTGAAAGATTGGTTAAAAACTCCGCTCAATATTGATTCAGCGCAAAATGAAGTATTCCTTGCTGTATTACTGGATATTTTGAGTTGCTATAGTTACAGCGAATTGACGAAAATTCTGAAAGCCTAATCGTCCAAATGAAAATACACCTCTTAGCGAGGTGTATTTTTTCCAATTTTATTACTTGAGAACACCAATGAAACTAAACCTAATCGTTTCCGCTTTTATTCTTGCTTGCGCAACTCATGTTAGTGCTGCTGAACCAGTAAAAACACCTAAAGTTAAAAGTGCTCAATGCAATATTGATATGCTGTATTTTCCCTGCAAAGTAGGACAGCTCAATGTAGATGGTTATGCTGTATTCAATATCTCTTTTGCTGATGGTCAAGCCGGTTGGAAAGTGACACGACCTTATGCCGGTGATAATGCCATTGTGGTGCAAAAAGAGACGAACAAAAAGTCTAGGGCGAAAAGTTATTGGATTGATTGGGGAGGTGACCGAGTAACATGGATGGAGCGTGATGGTGGTCTTGATACAGAGTGCTTCCATATTGAGGGCAGTCCTAAAGACTTCTGTTGGCAAGTGGAAGAAGAAGAATAATTCAAACCAAGTCAAAACCCTGCTAAGGCGGGGTTTTTTAATGCTCCCCGGAACTAGGTAGGCGTTAGGTTTTTTCAGTAGAAAAAAATCTTCCCGAATTTTGGGAGCCAGCTTTACCAGTAATCACATTAACCTACGCCATGTTTCAAGCGTATAATTCTAAGTATTCATAGGCATTAAGCCATCACGGAGAAGCCACCGTATCAAAGGCTTTAGTAAAGGAAAACTATGCACATTAATAACCTCACCGCAGACCAGATCGCTGAAATCAACGCTTTTTTAGCTAATGGCAACAATGCTTCATTTGATGAAAAGACGATTAACTTTTTCAACGCTATTACTCAACCAGACAATGACCCTATCGGGCTAATCGGTAATTGTGAAATTGCTTTGCGTGGTCAGATCATCACTTTAGAAGATAGCAACCGCTATTCTGGTTTTGCTTTCCCTACTCAGGAAACGCCAGAGGTTCTAAACGCTTTATACCGCGATGAAATGGAAGCGGAGCGCGACCAGTATTCTGACGAAGATTTTGAAGCTCTATGTAATGAGCACTTAGCAGACCGTAAAGCTGCGGTTCCACAGCATGCTCTTGTCTTACGCACAGCTAGTAGCAGTGGCGTTCTTGATCTGTTGTTCTTAAATAGTGAGTTCAAGCCCATTGCTGTGACCATGCTTAAATTAAAATACCTGTAGTTCTACCTTACCCAGAGAGCCTGATCATTCAGGCTTTTTGTGTTTGTACTGGCTAAATTCTTTTTCATTTATGTTGACTTATGCCATGTTTTACCACTACAATTCACAACATAACGAGCAGAAAGCTCAACCGGAAAAGTCACCGTAATAAAGACTTAGATTAAAGGGTATAAAAATCATGTTTATTTTCCAAGACGACTTCATTGCTAACACTAACAACACTATTTTCAGCCTTATGGCGGGTGCTTCTGCGGATATTCAATTCACATCCGTTCTGTTAAACATGCGCGACAAGGTAAATCAAACCATGTTTAAACTTGGTCTTACTTTAGACCAAACTATCGAAGGTGCATTGCCAGTTTTCAGCGATACGCTTGAAGATTTCGATTTCAGTGATAGCGACAGCTTTGCTGCATACCTGTGTCAGAAAAACCCTAAACGCTTCCGTGTACGTGCAGAAGATATTAGCGACTTCGTGCCGTGGATGGACATTAAGATTTTCGTTTCGGTTTTACAGACCGCAGCAAGTCTGCACCACCTTGAAAAAGTGCTGCTTCTGGCTCAATCGCCTGAGAATGCAGACCGATCATTGGTGCAACTGAACACCTTGAGCATCAAAGACATTGTTGAAGATGGCTTCACAATGGCGAGCATGAGCATGACTTTCTTATCGGGTCGTAAGAGCAACGGTGATGACTGCACCATCAATAAAGCAGGGTTCCAGAAAACCGTCATTGCCGACCTTACCTCTATCCCAGAGTGCCGTATCCGTAAGTACGACAAGACTTCATTTGATCTTTATGCTGCTCTAAATGAGCTGTACTTGGAGTTGGTTGCGAACTACCTGTCGCTTGGCAACGACACTAAAGCGGTTGAGCTGATTGTATGTGAACAAGGCAATTATAACGCTGCTTATTCGCACATGAATGACAATACCGTGATCGGTTCTATTACCCTTCCGGCAGACACATTCAAAATGCTGCCTTTTGCTAACTACGATGATGAAGGCGGTGCGCGTCAAAGCATTATTGCGGAAGTGCAGCCACCGGAAGGTGTGAGCATGGATGCCGTAATTGAGGGTATCTACTACACCATGACAAGCCAATGCTCATGCGAGCATGATTGCTGCGGGTGTGCTAATGAGCACTTTGACGCAAGGCTGATTAATGGCAACTACGTGAAGCTCACTCGCAACGTGGTTCCTAACTACTAGGAACCGGAAAGAGAAAAAGCACCTTCGGGTGCTTTTTTTATTGCGTAGTAGATGGCGTGGCAGATCACCACCGCCCTGCGCCTGGGAAAACGGTAGGCGTTAGGTTTTTTCAGTAGAAAAAAATGTTCCCGAAATTTTGGTGAGCCAGACACATGCCAGGTGGCTTCGGCTATCCAGGTTTATTTTGCATGTCTTACGTTGTACATTGACTTATGCCATGTTTTAAGCCATAATTAACCACATAAATAGCAGAAAGCTCACACGGATAAGTCACCGTAATAAAGACTTGATACAGGGTATAAAAATCATGGCTAAATTATCAAACCGTCACACTGCATTTTTGCTTCAAAAGTCTTTAAACAAATTTATTGCGACTACAAACCGCAGAATCATTCTGCGCAACAAATTCCCAGATCATTTCACAAGTGAAACTGTTGATCAGGTCACTGGTTCATTTTCCCCTGATTTCACTTCATTCTCTATCACTGCGACTACGGTTCTCAGCACTTACACACGCCCTTACGCGCCAGACAGCAAAGAAGAAGGTATCAACCGCACTGTTGAGTTATTCAAGAAGAATGACTGGTACAAGTCGTTGCCTGAAATGTTGGCATCAGCTTATAAACTGGATATTGCATCACTGCCTACTGCTGAAACTGTTGCCGTAGAAGAAGATAAAATTAATACCCGCTATACCGTGACCCATAGCATCGTATTCAAGGCACGTAACGCTAAATGCGTTGAAAATGTTGTGAACGCTTATTTTGCTGCGGAAGTAAAGAAACCTACTTATTTCAAAACCATTCAGGTTCGTGGTGTCCAACTCAAAACGATGGCTGTTGATAACGAAGTGTCGATTGTTCCAGACGGCAATTTTCCTAGAAGTTACGTTACTAAGGGTGATCAGCGCAATTCAAGCATTCCATTAATGAGCATGGTGTTTAATTATCGCTTTATGGACTTCTCGACCATTAATTATGTGCATACTTCTGGTCTGCTTTACACAACTGACCAATTAGAAGATGAAGTGAAGTTGAACTTTAATTTCCATACGGTGATTGAAGCTGAAATTAAAGCTAATGGCAGAACCAAGTTTATTTCTGTAAACATCAATGAGCCGATGATTGAAGCGGATAATCGTTTCTTCT of Acinetobacter sp. 10FS3-1 contains these proteins:
- a CDS encoding helix-turn-helix domain-containing protein, whose translation is MTLQELCRSKDLTIEDVADKIDLDANLLKQYVAGNGKPKGWAINAMAELFDVDFFTMEKYFE
- the cas3f gene encoding type I-F CRISPR-associated helicase Cas3f, encoding MVHSNLFLEAVESLASISALLHDWGKANELFQNKLVELNLSGDPLRHEWVSCLILKGLILQSGNTKSDTLWLNLLVNQSWNEQAIKDLVLQMSDQESPLKSLPPTAQLIAWLVVTHHRLPDLKNESIRDSFAGTHISTLSGMLNIITANWGYSTKFDADYKTRLQHCLNFNNGLLSQSEQWMDSLKTQATRLLELAPTIQQALDNGCWRVLLHHARLCMMLGDHYYSSCDKDKNWKSAVSLFANTDPKSHELKQQLDEHLVHVGRHAADIAKQLPSFIDEMGSAQNLIKLQKRAKGFEWQDTGVDTIRALRAVNPGAENLGWFVVNMASTGKGKTIANAKFMQAMSHNEHSLRYVLALGLRTLTLQTGDSYTDDIGLTKEQLAVVIGSSAVRELHENGKEQNTAKAVPQEEQSGSESAENLMDADLVYTPVSAPESLQVFFNGRQKEQNQAFLYKPVLVCTIDHIIGATETVRGGKYILPALRLLSSDLVIDEVDDFSTEDFIPISRLVHLAGMLGRKVMVSSATIPPALAEGLFNAYQQGWELYSKFSGKPNQTVAMWVDEFTAATKVIDQEPCQTYAQSHNEFVAHRVIELRDQKVKHRSKIVECTDLQAAKEQKLLDDSLAQQYYERIKTQIQDFHLLHHTVDEPTGKKVSFGIVRVANIPPCVALTQYLLNADWDADITPRIMSYHSRQILLLRSEQERHLDSVLKRKEKKGQQPVAFSNPVIRAHIDAAQTENVTFVVVATPVAEVGRDHDYDWAVVEPSSFRSIIQLSGRVLRHRPVQEDMTDANIALMQLNVRGLRNAKVAYTKPGFEKDNSKFRLKTKDLSKLINTTNTAINAVPRIQSQQVLKPTEQLADLEHAVIANVLTNYQKHGAKTMNAWLNETWFLTALHQNFFPFRKSSPSILLYAIFDGPQLRFCEKNKFGEFIDRTGAYKISMYTLNPLEKERLWLDRDYYDILRCKALEARNEVGNVDEITERLSKWYGEVVLPKYDESKALIYSDQFGLVVKN
- a CDS encoding IS5 family transposase (programmed frameshift) codes for the protein MRYQKLNRFSDSEFKRLVGVPRQVFTEMVEVLEKAESLKKKSGRPHTLDIEDQLLLTLNYLRNYSTQLELAANYHIAESNVNRTIKKVENALMKSRRFILPKRSITTADEHFNWVIIDATECSIERPKKNQSKFYSGKKKKHTLKAQVIYHPKSKQIIGLDISNGSQHDIKLARKTVKKFNHCEYVITDLGYYGLEQDGFKLLMPIKKQKNFPLFDVEKKYNNMIGKIRVVIEHINSQLKTFRILSERYRNRRKRFGLRINLIAALVNRINSQ